TAACAATCATTTTTACCTCTATAAATACTTCAACTTCTTTCATAATTTTCACATCATTCTCAAAACATCTACctacatttttttttcaaatggctGATTTTCTTATTTTGCTCATCACTATCAttgtaatcatttttttaattttcagttttatTATGCATGAAGAATTAGGTAATAATTTTGTAGCTTTAATAATAATTCTCGTCTTACCATTACTTATCATAGCTTGGTTTGTTAGTAGAGGTTTTAAATAATATGTAATCATGAATTTTGTGATTGAATAAATtgatatttcttttagtttttaaatattgattATGTTCATCTGAATTATAGATATAATCATGTCCAATAAGCATCAATTCAAAATTTTAAGCATAACTGGGGAGAACTCCATAACCTGGAACAACAATTTAATAGAGTACCTTTCATGTGAGGGACTTAACAAAATCCTTGAAGGAGACAATTCTGGAAAAACAACAGATGACCCagaagaaatggaaaagaaaaagtcaaaagtGAACAGAATAATAAAGCACCATCTTGACGATGGATTGCAAACAGAATACTTAAATGCTAAAGATCCCAAGATTTTATGGGACAAAATTAAAGCAAGATTTGGACATCAGAAGAAAGTCTTGTTACCCTCATTAATGGATCAGTGGAACAAGTTACGGTTCCAAGATTACAAAACTGTCATTGCATATAATTCTGCTATGCACCAGATTATAACAAAGCTAGAATTTTGTGGCAAAACTATAACTGAAAAGGAAAAGTTGGAAAAAACATTTTCAACCTTCCATGCATCCCAGGTATTATTACAACAACAATATAGAATGAGGGAATACACTGAGTATTCTGATTTAGTTGCAGCCCTTCTGGTGGCAGAACAAAATAACGAGCTCCTTATAAAAAACCACCAGGCACGACCCACAGGAACAATGCCATATCCGGAAATTAATGCCACGACTTTTAATCGTGGGCGTGGTGGCTTTAATCGTCTTAAGAGATGTGGTGGTCATGTTCGTTCTGATGGTAATAATGGTCATGCTCGTTTTGATGGTCAAAATCAATGAGGATATCATGGTCGAAACTATTTTCGTGGTAGAGGACGTGGACGAGGTCATATGAATAATTATAGATCCCCAAGTATGACCAAAATAATTGGAATCACAAAGGAAAGGGTAAGTATATCCAAGAAggtccctgtcataccccaaattttgactctaagatcctatatcattcatatcccaatcattaatcaagagcttcacttggaagttttgtttgtggtgttgcactcacctcatcaataagagggaccatcaagcaccaatgattgtttatcttgtatgcatattatactaacccaaatactaaaaatattgctttgtttctttgtaggcttttgttttgtaggtacccagccaagacatgcaataaacaaggcattcttcacattttggactgatgaaatcgatttccccactgggtaaatcgatttccctgcagcaatattcaacaaaatcacattctggacagcatgaaatcgatttccctcctaggtaaatcgatttccctagtgtattttgcgccaaattctcttctggaacagtatgaaatcgatttcactcctgggcaaatcgatttccttaaggcaaaattcaaaaaaatataaggagggaagcttgacatcattttggcacctttttctttgatcatttttgtcattttatcaattttccacctcatcaaaattaaccccttcattaaacccacttaaacctcattttaccattcttaccatttaaatgccactttaattaccaattaaacacaagttaattaccaaacacaaaaagaccaaactaccactactcttgctccaattctataaatagagacttctactctctcatttcacaagctttgagagccaaaaaaccccttgcaatttctcttctcatccctaccaaattcaccaaagctctttgttctttcataaagtttgtgagtcacaccttgaacctcacaaactttgagctaagccacctttcatttcactctttttttcttcaattgttgagagatcaagatttgtgttagtgattattgaagtggatctaagttttgttcaagaattggtaattttcatcatcctttttcatctaccataatgtggttcttttgtgcttgtatgtgatgcatctttgatgctatattgatgatatttgctggttttgcgatggaaaattcgtgctccaattgatatgtgatcataaggtgtttgtatatttgttcaaatcaagtttcatgtctttaaatgatgtttttgctgaaatttacactgatgaaatcgatttccttaaggctgaaatcgatttcatgctgtacgtaacttgtttttttgaaaactgcactatggaaatcgatttccccctgcatgaaatcgatttcctgctggcagaatgtggttttttgccttttttatgcttgttttggtttccttcttcctccacttcattaatatcattggatctaggatgttgataggtttgaaatgaccaaatccataatattagatgaatgatattaatgatagtgtgagttgattatcttttatgttttttatcttcttcttctcttttttttcttttgatcgatgaaagtcttaatactttgagaattcttatggattcttagtaaagactagatcgttacctattttcttttcgtgcggtattgctttcggagaatgatctacatatcatttctctcgcatgcattagcacataaagttttgaccggcctcgttgtagggtgatttctacataaatcacttggcgatctgcttaacatagcgcaatatttcgtgtcccgattaaaaaagatcaaatatggaagagaattgtatgcggttgatttaagacttatggaaatttatcgtgtagtcgctatgattctatcaagcttctgataagtttccatcaaatttaaatccgagaacatccttcactcaccatcgatctttcttactaactttgataacatacttgacaagtttcaagatggttatctttaacatctaacaactaactttaatttccgcactttattataccgctctttatatttctcactttatcgctttattttatcatttcatcatatttacattccgctatttttcctttgtccatttggacatttatattccgctattttctctttgtccatttggacatatgtttatgtttccgccattttctctttgtccacttggaccatactttacttttatgctaaaacactaataaacaacaaaaatctaaaaaacacttaaggctctcttttggactattggttactatccctagcattttggagattcggacttatggacttagtgcctctggaccc
The sequence above is drawn from the Vicia villosa cultivar HV-30 ecotype Madison, WI unplaced genomic scaffold, Vvil1.0 ctg.000896F_1_1, whole genome shotgun sequence genome and encodes:
- the LOC131632053 gene encoding uncharacterized protein LOC131632053, whose amino-acid sequence is MSNKHQFKILSITGENSITWNNNLIEYLSCEGLNKILEGDNSGKTTDDPEEMEKKKSKVNRIIKHHLDDGLQTEYLNAKDPKILWDKIKARFGHQKKVLLPSLMDQWNKLRFQDYKTVIAYNSAMHQIITKLEFCGKTITEKEKLEKTFSTFHASQVLLQQQYRMREYTEYSDLVAALLVAEQNNELLIKNHQARPTGTMPYPEINATTFNRGRGGFNRLKRCGGHVRSDGNNGHARFDGQNQ